In one Serinus canaria isolate serCan28SL12 chromosome 2, serCan2020, whole genome shotgun sequence genomic region, the following are encoded:
- the GJC2 gene encoding gap junction gamma-2 protein, with amino-acid sequence MTNMSWSFLTRLLEEIHNHSTFVGKVWLTVLIVFRIVLTAVGGESIYSDEQSKFTCNTKQPGCDNVCYDAFAPLSHVRFWVFQIIMISTPSVMYLGYAIHRIARSAEEEEKLKGFKKKKQFALNWQAVRNMEDAMEADEEEPMISDDAAEHDKAIKAQPKGKEQQKHDGRRRIQQEGLMKIYVFQLLTRASFEVCFLIGQYLLYGFEVEAYYVCNRVPCPHTVDCFVSRPTEKTIFLLVMYVVSCLCLLLNMCEMFHLGFGTIRDAIRNRKINSFRQPPYNYAYPKNISCPPEYNLVVKSEKSTKIPNSLMAHEQNLANVAQEQQCTSPDENLPADLSTLHKHLRVAQEQLDIAFQSYSSTQANTQPSRTSSPASGGTVVEQNRANTAQEKQGAKPKASLEKGSSSSKDGKTSVWI; translated from the coding sequence ATGACCAACATGAGCTGGAGCTTCCTCACCCGCCTGCTAGAAGAGATTCACAATCACTCCACCTTCGTGGGGAAGGTCTGGCTCACGGTGCTCATCGTCTTCCGCATCGTCCTGACGGCGGTGGGGGGCGAGTCCATCTACTCCGATGAGCAGAGCAAGTTCACCTGCAACACCAAGCAGCCGGGCTGCGACAACGTCTGCTACGACGCCTTCGCGCCGCTCTCCCACGTCCGCTTCTGGGTCTTCCAGATCATCATGATCTCCACGCCCTCCGTCATGTACCTGGGCTACGCCATCCACAGGATCGCCCGCTCggccgaggaggaggagaagctcAAGGGCTTCAAGAAGAAGAAGCAGTTTGCCCTCAACTGGCAGGCCGTGCGCAACATGGAGGACGCCATGGAGGCCGACGAGGAGGAGCCCATGATCTCCGACGACGCGGCCGAGCACGACAAGGCCATCAAGGCACAGCCCAagggcaaggagcagcagaagcacgACGGGAGGAGGCGCATCCAGCAGGAGGGACTGATGAAGATCTATGTCTTCCAGCTCCTCACCCGGGCTTCCTTCGAGGTTTGCTTTTTGATAGGGCAGTATCTGCTCTACGGTTTCGAGGTGGAAGCTTATTACGTCTGCAACAGGGTCCCTTGCCCCCACACCGTGGACTGCTTCGTGTCCCGGCCCACGGAGAAGACCATCTTCCTCCTGGTGATGTACGTGgtgagctgcctgtgcctgctgctgaaCATGTGCGAGATGTTCCACCTGGGCTTCGGGACCATCCGTGACGCCATCCGCAACCGGAAAATCAACAGCTTCCGGCAGCCGCCCTACAACTACGCCTACCCCAAGAACATCTCCTGCCCTCCCGAGTACAACCTGGTCGTCAAATCCGAGAAGTCCACCAAGATCCCCAACAGCCTGATGGCCCACGAGCAGAACTTGGCCAACgtggctcaggagcagcagtgcacCAGCCCCGACGAGAACCTGCCGGCCGATCTGTCCACGCTGCACAAGCACCTGCGGgtggcccaggagcagctggacatCGCCTTCCAGAGCTACAGCAGCACCCAGGCCAACACGCAGCCCTCTCGGACCAGCAGCCCCGCCTCGGGGGGCACCGTGGTGGAGCAGAACAGGGCCAACACCGCCCAGGAGAAACAAGGTGCTAAGCCCAAGGCCTCGCTGGAgaaaggcagctccagcagcaaagACGGGAAGACGTCCGTGTGGATATAA